tcacataaattgggaaagcagaggaggaggagcagtgAGGAAGGAAGAACCAGGAAAAAGAGTTGGGCTGGAAACAAGCAAAGAATCTTCCAGGAGGGAGGTAACTGCCAATTATGTTGAATGCTGCTCTAAGATTGGATAAGATGAGGACAAATTATATCCACTGTTTTTGGCAACATGGAAGCCTTTGGAGACACTGGTAGGGGCAGTTTATGGCATGTCACACAGACAGAGGCCAGAGTGGATTGAGGAGAGACAGTAAAGGGGAAATGAGGGTGGCTCTTTAAACAGTTATTTCAAGAAGTTAATAAGAGCTAAGAAATAGGTAGGTAGCTAATCAAGAGCCAGAGGAGAATACAAtggtcttttttaatgttcttacgATAGAGCTTATTGGGGTATTTATACTCATGGTATTGATCTAATGAAGAGAGAGAACCTAATGATACAGTAAAGGAGGGGATATAATTGTAGGGACAAATTTcttgaatgtaaaaaaatatgaGATACAGAGCAAAAGTGAAGGCTTTGGCTTTGTATAAgaggagaaggggggacagaaagagaagacacagcTCTTAATGGGTTGGTTGAATTGATGTAGGGGGTGAGGGAGTAtccataataaattataattcacGAAGCCAGAGCATCAGCTGAAAGAGACATGGGAAAAAGGGATGTTGGAAATTTCCAGAAAAGGTAGCAAATATTGGAGTCATTataaagaatgagaaagtgaATCCAAAGAGAGTGGACATAGAATGTCCCAAAGTTACATTAAGCAAGGTGGATTTGAGTTAATTATTACTTGGAAAGCAataattcttaattctttttttttaagtagcctataaaggtaaaaaatattattacatatttacatatgctCATGCAGAAAATGAGTTTAGTGATTACTTGTAATCTTAGTATTCAGAAATAATCATTGTGCTACATCTTTTCATACATTATACATGCAAATATATCTACAGGAAAAATATACAAaggccttcttttcttttttttttttttttaatgtttattcattttgagagagacagacagcaggagaggagcagagagagagagataataccaagcaggctctgcactgtcagcacagagccccacctggggcttcatgcagggcttgaactcatgaactgtgagatcatgagctggggaaatcaagaatcagacgcttaactgactgacccacccaggtccCCTAAAGGTCTTATTTTCATAACTAATTCTATTTTACAAGTTTTTGCTTTGCCAAACATCTTATCTATTGCTCTAAGCTATTGGAGTGATAACTTTGTCATATAgtaaatatattgtttatttgtatCTTAATATGTTCTTGTtgcttttccaatttttatttagatCTATCTATATAAAAATTGTATAGTCCTGTTAAAAAAAGGCCCACATCTTAGTCTgtatatatgattattttattctagaatttaaaatgcaaagatgaaactataaattattctatcaggttttattttgatgtgatgAAggagtcaaattattttttaatttattttgagagagagagtgagagaacacacacaagcaggggaggggcagagaggagagacagaatcccaagcaggctctgtgccatcagcacacagccccatgcagggctcaaacccacaaatctgtaagatcatgacctgagctgagatcaagagttggacacccaaccgactgtaccacccaggtacccctgaattgtattttttagaatagttttaattattctttttttaaaacaaagtttacttatttttgagagagagagagagagggagagagaaagcaggggaggggcagagagagggagacacagaatctgaagcaggctccaggctttgagctttcagcacagagtccaaagcgggGTGAGTCCAACTCACCAGcggtgatcatgacctgggctgaagtcggacacctaactgagtgagccacccaggttcccctagaaTAGTTTTAATTATTCTTAAAGCTCATACCCTAGAACAAATTTATGACACAGCTTTTTTAATAGTATGACTcccaaatgatttctttaaaattttcctttagaggttttttaaaactaattatatGCTATTCTTTAAACaagctattttttaaagagtaaaaatgatCTATAATCCTATCACCAGAGAAAATCAGTTATATTTTACTTACTTGAATTATATTGTATGTAAACACTTTGCCATctatattttcttgtgttttgtactttttgaaaCATTCATTGTAAACCATGATTTTAATGACTGCCTTATGATCTATACTATTATTATAAGAATGTttctagattttgttttgttttcgtgtgttattatattttattttattattattttttctttttttaatgtttatttttgaaagagagagagggaggcacagaatctgaagcaggctccaggctttgagctgttagcacagagcctgattgcatggttcgaactcatgagtggtgagatcatgacctgagccaaagtcagacccttaactgactgagccacacaggcacccctgtttttgtaTGTGATTATAAACAATACCATAGTTAACATCATTGGCATTAATGCTTAACTGaatttgtttttagcatttttacTGTAAAAGCAATGCATATCCATGTAGAAAGCTTTAAACATAACAAAAACTGTTATCCAGAGAACCACTGTTGACCATATACCAAATCTTTATTCACTCAACGGCCATTTCTCAGTGCCTACTATATGGTAGGCACTGCTTTAGATGTGATATCTGCTCTGCAGAGTTAACATCCTAGTGTGTATTTAGTGACAAGTCTGTCTCCTATGTGCAGAAATGGGTGTGCTTTTAAAAAGGGATTATGCTACTTACAAGTTACATTGTAATCTGATTTTTCTCCTACAAAATTAGGAACTTCTTTCCACACCATTGAACCAACTATTACAATATCATCTTTAATGGCTGCAGAAGACTGATTTGTATGGATGTACCGTAGTTTATTTAACTGATCTCCGATAGTCAGACGCCTTCTTTTCCTATTCCTGCTGGCATTTGAAATCCCTAACATGCATATTTTGCTTGTCTTTGATAGTGTAATTAGTATGACCTCCATGAGACATGAAGGCACAGGCAGTGCTCTCTGTCATCCTCATCCTTGTACCACCTCTAAGTGGATTTCACGGTGAGTTCCTTTACAATGTAACCAAGTGTTAGTTATTTGTACAACTAGATAGGAACGTGAGCACACAATGCAAGGTGATGGTTTCCTCTGTTGCCATAGCGTTGTGAACCTTTCTAAAAGATCACTtaaagagaaataggaaacagACTGGAGATCCTGGATGAagattaaaaatgatattttctcCTGTCTACTCTAAGGCTTTTTCTGTTATCTGCTACCAGATATAAAATCACTAGAAAGGCAAGTTTGATTGActgatgattgattttttttttcaagggtaAGCTTGGTACTTAGCACTTAACAGCAGGCATTATCCACTTTTCTTGGTCCTGTCATGGGCATTTTTAAATTATCCAGTGAAATATTAGAGGTGTTTAGTAGAACAATTTGGGAGGTTGACATAAAccactccttttctttcccatctttccATGTCTTTCTCTCAGCATAATACCACCACATCCCTCTAGCTCTTTGTACAGAAATAAACTAAATCTGAGGGAGAGAAGTGGGACATAGCAGAGTAGAAGGAGCCccagggaaggcagaggaaaaagacTGTGACAAGGCCACATGAGCACTCAATTCTCCTGTCTTGGGTAGTCTTGGCCAAGGTCCAAAGGAGTTTACTCCATTGTCTTTACAGCCCTAATTTCCTAAAATCCATAGATAGGGTACACGATCTACCTACAATGTTTTGTGAATTAGTCAAAGAAGCTGGATGCTACCTTCAACGATTATGAAATggctaaatatattttctttacgAAAACCTTGCTTGTTTTTCTGAATCCATCTGCTTTTCAAAGTCAACTTCTGAAATTAATAGTAAAAAactatatgtataaatatatagctCAGGATGATTGGACTTCCACATTTATATCTAGGACGCTATTCCTTAGGTACATTTCATTTGACACATATGACATCCTGAGAGGTGCCCTAAAGCCAAAATAAATGAGTCCCTTCATTTCCCCTTTTGGACCCCTCCTGCCCATGTGCTCCCTTGCTTGAGATTAAGGTCTGCATATTCCTAACAGATTTCCAAATCCAGCATTGTCTTCTACACACTCCAAATATTTCCTAATGAAACCAAGTTAAGTTTGTTCTATTTGTCTAGGGCCTGCTGACTCTAGCTAGCTGAATAaatggttttgttgttattgtagTAGGTATTAGAAGTAAATGGGTTCATGAAATAAAAGTCAACAGGACTCttgcatatataatatacaattgcAGAAACTCTAACACTAGCTTTGTGACTCGTTTCTAGTAATCAGACTAGCAAGGTTTTTGATGGTATTGTCTTAATTGGCAGGCTGCTGACCTAGGATAATTCTTCTAGGTGGTTCTGATATAGCCCTTGATAAGCACCCATCGCTAATTCTCCTCATAACTGCTCTTGATTTTTAGTTATATTGCTTTTGTCTTCCTCAAACCTTGATAATATTGAGGAGAAGCAAATTGCCATTGGAGGACTTGGTGAAGATGTAATTCTCCCTCGCTTATTTAAGAGTGCGCCTGAAGTAGTAGTTCATTGGAAGAATCAAGAGAGCTATGTGCACTCATACTACAAAGACCATGACTGGAAAGGCAAGATCACAGATACACAAACAGGACATCCCTCTTTCATAGTGAAATGGAAATGCCTCCTTATCATTTAGAAGATTATGCCTTCCGGATAAAGGAATTTACATATGCTATGTGGGAACAGCATCTAGAAACATAAACAAAGTGGTACTAAAGGTGGGAGGTAAGTATGCATGGAAGGTTTTATAAAACATAGCAATAATGTCATTccatgtttttctaaaatatctctTTCTTAATTGAATATGCTATGGACTACCTTGCAAGCCAATACAAATCTACCTCATGTTTTAAATGCATGGTATCTCATAGTATAGACATGCTATAACTGATACATCCATTCCTCTACTGGTAGATATTCCAGTGTTTTACATGACAGGTGTTGTGATGAGCGTTCTTGTATTTAATAGTGGGAaatgatttgaaagaaaaagtatcagaaaattttaatatattactttGACCCGTTAGTCTTATTAGCATTTAATAGTATCAATCTTAATTTCTGCCCATatgctatcttttaaaatgttgaattactggcttaatttttgttttttaagtttaatattgTATGCTTTCCTCCTGTCtatattaactatatttatttattggggggaggggcattttCTAGCAGGTTGTTTTATCCAGCGcttgtttcttttccctctgtctcattTAGCTGCTTCAGATCTTGACTCAGAAATCCAAGAATCATGTGTTAACAAAGAATCAAACAGGCTCTGGGTTATTACCTGAAGAGGGCATAGTGCTGCATGAGCTCTAGTTTATATTGGTTGCTCACTGATGTCATTAGATTTCTATCTAGAATTCTTGCTAGAGAACGAAGATTGCTAGTTGCTAAGTATCTGCacatgcttttttctttcacttgtaGATAACCAGACTGTATCTTAAGTTTctacagagtttttgttttgtttttcctttcgtAGCTGCCAAGTTTTTCTCATAAAGCTTAGCTTTTCATTTTACGggtattaaaataataagtgttcTGCACAGAtgacttaaaaagaaactaatgCCAGTCCCTCACatgcccttctttctccctcctagCTTTCATCACACCTGTGATAAAGTATGAAAAGAGGAACAGAGATAGCTTCTTAATATGCAGTGTGTGAAGTGTTtatctttatccacttatcaCATGGAAAATGGACAATACACCCACCTCTGAAAGCAATATGGAAGAAACTGAGTCTTTGggtttttatataaatagtatgATAAATATTACAGGATCAAATTTATCTTATGAATGTGCTACTGAAAACTCATTGCCGAAACAAACATGGACTGGGGATTGACAATGAAAGGTAGGCTCCATGGGGCTTTCTGTGTGCATGTGCTATGTCAGAGGTTGGGAGGGAATTAGGATTGATTTACAGGGAAAGAAGAgagcacaaaagaaagaaaatgtatctgcACCAGTTAGAGGACCAAAACAACAGTCCTAGGTCTGATATATACTGGCTTTGTTATCTTAAGGAACCATTTTTAGCTCTAAGCACTAGCTCCACATTGGTAAAACAGAAGTAATTCTACCTGTTAGGTGTTTGTgttgaaggaaaacatttttaaaatggaaagtagCAAATATACTCATGAATATTATATTTCTCTATGATTTGTCCTCTAAATAGGATTTCCTACCTGCATTGCACCTCAAAAGATGAGAGGATACTTGCCTATTAAGTTACAATCTGTGATGGTTGCCATTCTTTCcactaaacaaaaattaattagtattgcctctgtttattctctttaCATAGTATTATCCTATTAAGCTTTATCAACAGCACTATCATAGCGTGAACAGTTCTTGATACTCTTTCCTCTTATttgaaaaaatctaaattttgacCAATCTCTAAATCTACTATAATCTACTCTAATAACCTActatttaagagaaagagaaattaatttgatatttcttatccaattctaaggaaaaatgttttatattttagaagcAAAGCAAAATTTCTTTAGTAAATCTCCATTATATGGAGAAGGTAGAGGTTAGCTGCTCTCCTTTTTGGGCTTCTTTCCTGAGTCGCGTATTCTCAAAGTGCTTGCCAAGAAGACCCTGAATTATGAGTGATTCACCAACTTTACATAATTTCAGCATTGAAGGCAGGGACACCCAGTATTCACTTTTCCAGGCAGTAATGGGAATATGGAAAAGTGTTGAAAATGTTGATGTTAAATTGTAAATACTTTCTATggaaaattgtattttctcacatttattcAGAATTGAGTATGCAGAAGCATCTACAGTTTCTTAAGCTCAGTGCTATTTcctcttgttgaggattttttatcTGCCAAGTTTGTTGCTCTCAGACTGTGAACTTAAGaatgggggcttctgggtggctcagtcggttaagcatctaacttcggctcaggtcatgatctcacggttcgtgggtttgagccccgcatcaggctctgtactgaatgcttgctcagagcttggagcctgcttcagattctgtgtcccctctctctgcccctccctgctagcactctgtcttattctctcaaaaataaatgaatgtaatttaaaaaaattaaaaaaaaaaaagaatgtggactCTTACTCATTTCTGAATCCACAGCATCtagtaaaaacatgtaaaaattaaacTAGGAAGACAGCATAGCAAAGGGAGCAATTAATTGTTTACTATGATTGGATATAAATGGCGTTGTTAGAGAATATATGCTTAAGGAGTTTGCATAGGGcagaagtttaaaagaaaattaggaatttCCAGAGGACATAGGCATTCCAGgttaaaaaccacaaaagcaCAAAGGAGTAAATATTGCCTGAATTTGTAGAAGTATAAGTGGTTGAGGGTAAAGCTAAAGTAGCAAGAGATAAGcctggagagggaggcaaaatcAGATGAAAGGCCTTGGTCTTGCTAAGTAGCTTGACCAGGGTCCCGGAGGAAGGAAGTGTGGAGCCAAAGAAGGATTTGAGGCATCAAAGAGacccagatttgcattttagatgGCTCACTTTGGCATCAGTCTCTTGCAGGTGGAGTGTGAAGTCTAGAGCCTAGGGAGAGAATTCATGGTAATCCACAGAGGTCAGCTACCAAACTGCAGAATAGGAAGGACAAGATGCAGCTAGATTGGAGGGGCAAACCGAGCACACCTAGCATAGTCTCTGCTCTAACAGAGCTCAGCCCAGTGGGGGCTTTACCTCCACATAGCTGGAAATATACTATTAATGTGCAGGAAAAGGGACTTTGTGCAGAAAGAGCAATTAAGAAGTGGTTGAGACCACACAAGTAACAGAGACTACTAGGGAGTAGATAGTGACAAGAGGGGAGTTCTGGGGAATACCAGCATTTTAGGTGTCAACAGAACATTGAGTTTGAAAGGCTGGTGGCAACATTCTTGAGTGCTCACTATAGGGCTATAGGAGTTGGAAACAAGGAGTGAAACCTTGCTAGCTGGCCCAGGTTTAGGTCTCCTCAAAAGTCTAAACTTAACCTTGGGAAGTGTTAAACTGTGGTAGCACAGCTTTTCTTCCAAGAAATGCATTTTCAAAGATCTTTCTCAAAGCATTTCTAAGTGTAACttagaaaattcatttgaaaattgtattttcattgaTGTTTCCTTTTCTATCCTGTTATTAGATGACCTTCATAAAATGCAGGGTGAAAATGTTGCACTCTCATGTAAACTTgtgaacagtatttttttttttttttttttttactgaaccaagatttctttttttttatttaaaaaaaaaattttttttaacatttatttttgagacttggagagacagagtatgaacgggggagggtcagagagagagagggagacacagaatctgaaacaggctccaggttctgagctgtcagcacagagcccgatgcggggcttgaactcatgaactgcgagatcatgacctgagccaaagtcggacgcttaaccgactgagccacccaggtgcccctgaaccaaGATTTCATAGTCACTTGGTCCAAAGTGGAAAAGGAGACCTCCTCCATCCTGGCTCACTTTCTGAGCTCCTCACAAGATAACTATCAGTGAACCCTGATTTTCATGGAACAAAGACCTATCAGTGAACCCTGACTTTCATGGAACAAAGacctaaaaaaacaaagtgaCTTCTCTTTGACTTTGAAGGATCTTAGTCTTTCAGACAGTGGGGAATACTTAGGCAATATTTCTTCAAGCAAATATAGCTTACTCACCATCCAAATGCTGCATGTTGTAGGTAAGTTACAAGTAGGGTTGGGTAACAGATTTTGGCTATAGTAATAGAGATTGTGAATATCAAACAGGGAAATTAGGTtggcatttaaagaataattttgacAAGTATTCTTGAAAATGTTATCTATAGGGATACTTCTGGCCAAGATACTTCTTTAAAACTCACAAAGTCCTGcattgaaaaaagaatttttttctcccagaagaTTCCTCTTCATGGTTTCAGGGCTTCAGAAATGTAGAGGGAATTTACATGATTTGGTGAGTCTGTGGTCTTAACATCCTCAATTTCTGCTTACTACTGTGCTTAACCTGTGCTTTAGGGCCTGGAATTTGGGGAGTTGAGCCTTCAGACACAGTAAGAAGTTAGAACTGGGGCTCTGGTAGATGCAGGGGAAGCATGATCTGTGAACCTGGTGGAAACAGTCACCAAGGGACGTTGGAAGCAATAAGTGATGCCCGAttcagctcatttttttttacctctactGATAGTTAACtgccaaaaatatttatggagagtGGACTAGAGATATTTTAGAGTCATGGCATATGCACTCATGAAGTTGACTTTCTAGGTGGATTGGTTGATCCCCTTACCCTTAAGCTATCAACGTGATGTCGT
The Panthera tigris isolate Pti1 chromosome C2, P.tigris_Pti1_mat1.1, whole genome shotgun sequence genome window above contains:
- the HHLA2 gene encoding LOW QUALITY PROTEIN: HERV-H LTR-associating protein 2 (The sequence of the model RefSeq protein was modified relative to this genomic sequence to represent the inferred CDS: inserted 2 bases in 2 codons; deleted 2 bases in 1 codon; substituted 3 bases at 3 genomic stop codons), producing LLLLLDAAACVTWTASHREGVILLLSSSNLDNIEEKQIAIGGLGEDVILPRLFKSAPEVVVHWKNQESYVHSYYKDHLERQDHRYTNRTSLFHSXNGNASLSFRRLCLPDKGIYICYVGTASRNINKVVLKVGAFITPVIKYEKRNRDSFLICSVXSVYLYPLITWKMDNTPTSESNMEETESLGFYINSMINITGSNLSYECATENSLPKQTWTGXLTMKDDLHKMQGENVALSCKLVNTTQVPLNQDFIVTWSKVEKETSSILAHFLSSSQDNYQXTLIFMEQRPISEPXLSWNKDLKKQSDFSLTLKDLSLSDSGEYLGNISSSKYSLLTIQMLHVVGILLAKILL